GGGAGCCGCGGACACCGGGAGGCGCTACCTTGACTCTGTGACCCGTCTAGACCTGGATTCGCTCGAACTATTCGTGCGTGTTGTCGAGCGTGGCAGCATCAACGCGGCCGCAGCGGCCGCCGACCGCTCGCAGCAGGCGGTGTCAGAACGGATGCGCAAGCTCGAGCACGAACTCGGCCTCGACCTGCTCGAGCGCGGCGCCCGCGGCTCGCAGCCGACCGAAACCGGGCAGGTGGTGGCTGATTGGATCGCCGAGCTGCTCGTCGCGACCGACCGCTTTCAAGAGCGGCTCACGTCGCTGCGCGCCGACCGCACGAGCACGCTGCGGGTCGCGGCCTCGCAGACGATCGCGGGCTACCTGCTGCCGCAGTGGTTGAGCCAGCTCGAGCAGGCCGGCACCGCGACGAGCCCACACGTGCACGCCGTGAACTCGGTCGAGGTGATCCGCGAGGTGCACTCGGGCGCCGCCGTGATCGGCTTCATCGAGTCGCTCGACGAGCTGAGCGGCCTCGAGCACCACGTGGTCGGCCACGACGAACTGGTCGTCGTCGTGGCGCCGAGCCATGACTGGGCGTCGCGCGATTTCATCACCGCGCAGGAGCTCGCGGCGATGCCGCTCGTCGTGCGCGAGTCGGGCTCGGGCACGCGCCAGGTGCTTGAGCAACTGCTGGGGGAGCAGCACCCCCAGCTCGAGGCCGCCGAGCCCCGGGCCGAGTTCTCGGCGATCCTCTCGGTGCGGGGCGCCGTCACGGCCGGTATTGCCCCGGCGGTCATGA
The Gulosibacter sediminis genome window above contains:
- a CDS encoding LysR family transcriptional regulator, with product MTRLDLDSLELFVRVVERGSINAAAAAADRSQQAVSERMRKLEHELGLDLLERGARGSQPTETGQVVADWIAELLVATDRFQERLTSLRADRTSTLRVAASQTIAGYLLPQWLSQLEQAGTATSPHVHAVNSVEVIREVHSGAAVIGFIESLDELSGLEHHVVGHDELVVVVAPSHDWASRDFITAQELAAMPLVVRESGSGTRQVLEQLLGEQHPQLEAAEPRAEFSAILSVRGAVTAGIAPAVMSALTVAEDLAAGRLRRVDVADLELHRPLTAIWREEPELPASASELIRIAAQHAAD